The following coding sequences lie in one Hippoglossus hippoglossus isolate fHipHip1 chromosome 14, fHipHip1.pri, whole genome shotgun sequence genomic window:
- the chrdl2 gene encoding chordin-like protein 2 produces the protein MKAMLLLLFIIWFADAELKPRKGSAVVCTFKDKTFSPGDSWHPYLEPFGFMFCMRCICTEIGHVKCNTIKCPALSCENPVAVPQQCCPRCTDGPRIPAGLRASVKSCRHNGSIYQPGETFTKVDLFPSKQSNQCAMCSCSNGNIFCALKTCQPITCSSPVSVPDTCCLVCKDHGTSGSSSAEDGNQQLNRGVRHSVDQCPAEPSKVRSDRATAPRVRTSPRGLILSKLNLKGASETTVKILLQRKQQRACLYNGKTYSHGDMWHPVLGRVLECILCTCTDGLQDCKRITCPSQYPCQHPMKSAGKCCKTCPETKAESNRTQCYPGFKNSVLVYKVESSLRLDSSSAVRIIAAERKRTAEVEVQAWKTDEGVLKILDIGDTQRKHIMDHPENYTMLTTLDEDTWSKFKEEGGNLTKAPQTTICEDGIREVMTFINPAQTEGLCSP, from the exons atgaaggccATGCTTttgctcctcttcatcatttgGTTTGCAGATGCAGAGCTGAAACCCAGGAAAG GCTCTGCGGTGGTATGTACTTTTAAAGACAAGACGTTCAGCCCAGGAGACAGCTGGCATCCCTATCTGGAGCCATTTGGATTTATGTTCTGCATGCGCTGCATCTGCACTGAG ATAGGCCACGTGAAATGTAACACAATCAAGTGCCCGGCTCTGTCCTGTGAGAACCCAGTGGCTGTGCCTCAGCAGTGTTGTCCAAGGTGCACAG ACGGGCCCAGGATCCCTGCAGGCCTGAGAGCATCAGTGAAGTCCTGCAGGCACAATGGGAGTATTTATCAGCCGGGGGAAACCTTCACCAAGGTCGACCTCTTTCCATCCAAGCAGAGCAACCAGTGTGCCATGTGCTCATGCTCC aatggaaacatcttctgtgCTCTGAAAACGTGCCAACCAATCACCTGTTCCTCTCCAGTGTCAGTTCCAGATACCTGCTGTTTGGTGTGTAAAG aTCACGGCACCAGTGGGTCCTCATCGGCTGAGGATGGAAACCAGCAGCTGAACAGAGGCGTC AGGCACTCAGTCGACCAGTGTCCTGCAGAGCCGAGCAAGGTGCGGTCCGACCGTGCCACTGCACCCAGGGTCAGGACTTCTCCCAGAGGCCTGATCCTGAGTAAACTCAACCTCAAAGGGGCTTCAGAGACCACTGTGAAGATTCTGTTGCAGAGGAAACAACAAAGAG CGTGTTTATACAATGGCAAGACGTACTCTCATGGAGACATGTGGCACCCAGTTTTGGGGAGGGTCCTGGAATGCATCCTGTGCACTTGTACTGATGGCCTCCAGGACTGCAAACGCATCACGTGTCCCAGCCAGTATCCATGCCAACATCCCATGAAGTCAGCGGGAAAGTGCTGCAAGACTTGTCCAG agaCCAAAGCTGAAAGTAACCGCACCCAGTGTTATCCTGGATTTAAAAACAGCGTCTTGGTGTATAAAGTCGAATCATCTCTGAGACTCGACTCGTCCAGCGCAGTCAGGATCATCGctgctgagagaaagagaactgCTGAAGTTGAAGTGCAAGCATGGAAGACGGACGAAG GTGTTTTGAAAATATTGGATATTGGTGACactcaaagaaaacacatcatggATCATCCAGAAAATTACACAATGCTCACGACGCTCGATGAAG ACACATGGAGTAAATttaaagaggagggaggaaaccTGACGAAAGCTCCTCAGACCACGATTTGTGAAGACGGGATTCGGGAGGTGATGACGTTCATAAACCCCGCTCAGACTGAAGGCCTGTGCTCACCCTGA